In the genome of Flexistipes sinusarabici DSM 4947, one region contains:
- the trpS gene encoding tryptophan--tRNA ligase: MTKVLSGMRPTGKLHIGHYFGALQNWVSLQDKYECFYFIADWHALTTGYETPPDFHTLRREMLLDWLTAGLDPKKSTLFIQSKNSAHAELYLLLNMITPIGWLERCPTYKEMKEELNDKDLSNIGFLSYPVLQTADIIIYDAKYVPVGKDQVPHLEISREIVRRFNYLYNADVFVEPEALLTKTPKLLGTDGRKMSKSYDNAILLSEDLKSVEKKIKQMKTDTNRKRKSDPGNPFICPVFGYHEVFSTKEEQEWVINGCKNAEIGCIDCKKVLIKHLFEFLEPLQEKRNKLDKEIDNIYEYLSESQEYAEKIASIKLEEAKKAMNL; this comes from the coding sequence ATGACAAAAGTATTAAGCGGCATGCGCCCGACCGGCAAGCTACACATAGGACATTATTTCGGAGCACTTCAAAACTGGGTAAGCTTACAGGATAAATATGAATGTTTTTATTTTATAGCTGACTGGCACGCACTCACAACCGGATATGAAACACCTCCAGATTTTCATACACTGAGAAGGGAAATGCTTCTGGACTGGCTGACAGCAGGCCTTGATCCCAAAAAAAGTACTCTGTTTATTCAGTCAAAAAATTCTGCTCATGCTGAGCTTTACCTGCTGCTTAACATGATAACACCAATTGGATGGCTGGAGAGATGCCCCACTTACAAAGAAATGAAAGAGGAGCTGAACGATAAGGATCTTTCCAATATTGGTTTTTTAAGCTATCCTGTCCTGCAGACTGCGGATATTATAATATACGATGCAAAATACGTCCCTGTGGGAAAGGACCAGGTTCCCCATCTTGAAATAAGCCGTGAAATTGTCAGGCGTTTTAATTATCTTTATAACGCAGATGTTTTTGTTGAACCTGAGGCGTTGCTTACAAAGACACCCAAGTTACTGGGTACTGACGGAAGAAAAATGAGTAAATCATACGATAATGCCATACTGCTTTCTGAAGATTTGAAATCGGTGGAGAAAAAAATAAAACAGATGAAAACTGACACAAACAGAAAAAGAAAATCCGATCCGGGGAATCCTTTTATCTGTCCTGTGTTTGGATATCATGAGGTCTTTTCCACAAAAGAAGAGCAGGAATGGGTAATAAACGGTTGCAAAAATGCCGAGATAGGGTGTATAGACTGCAAAAAAGTTCTCATTAAACATTTGTTTGAATTTTTGGAGCCGCTCCAGGAAAAGCGCAATAAGCTTGACAAAGAAATTGACAATATATACGAATATTTATCCGAATCCCAGGAATATGCCGAAAAAATTGCATCAATAAAATTAGAGGAAGCAAAAAAAGCAATGAACCTATGA
- a CDS encoding segregation and condensation protein A, translating into MKDLLDVKTANFEGPLDLLIHLIYKNEMNIYDISISTIADQFVDTVRQMERLDMEVAAEFINMASYLTYLKSKMLLPKTSTFEEDIDPEEEKYHFTQRLIEYSFYRDISETLRQKEFFSKRYLTRRDTLYLPKEHSYQEDPLSLAKEFFRLIEKEKDDNVVIEHDNVDIDDLIEQMKDFVLNRDEIFWSEILKVCRSKREVVVALLAILELVRIKVITALQTENFGEILVKKYAE; encoded by the coding sequence ATGAAAGATCTTCTCGATGTAAAAACAGCAAATTTTGAAGGTCCGTTGGATTTACTCATCCATTTAATCTACAAAAACGAAATGAATATATATGACATCTCAATCTCAACAATTGCCGATCAGTTTGTTGATACAGTGAGGCAGATGGAAAGACTGGATATGGAGGTTGCTGCAGAATTTATAAACATGGCATCGTATCTGACATATCTGAAATCAAAAATGCTTTTACCCAAGACTTCCACTTTTGAAGAGGATATCGACCCGGAAGAAGAAAAATATCATTTTACCCAGAGACTTATAGAATATTCTTTTTATAGGGATATTTCAGAGACACTCAGGCAGAAAGAATTTTTCAGCAAAAGATATCTGACACGCAGAGATACACTATATCTTCCCAAAGAGCATTCTTATCAAGAAGATCCTTTGAGTCTGGCCAAAGAATTTTTCAGACTTATAGAAAAGGAAAAAGATGATAATGTTGTTATCGAACATGACAATGTTGATATAGATGATTTGATTGAACAGATGAAAGATTTTGTGTTAAACAGAGACGAAATTTTCTGGTCTGAAATCCTAAAGGTCTGCAGGAGCAAAAGGGAAGTTGTTGTTGCGTTGCTTGCAATATTGGAACTGGTAAGGATAAAAGTAATAACTGCTCTTCAAACTGAAAACTTTGGCGAAATACTGGTGAAAAAGTATGCAGAATAA